One genomic region from Nymphaea colorata isolate Beijing-Zhang1983 chromosome 10, ASM883128v2, whole genome shotgun sequence encodes:
- the LOC116262226 gene encoding uncharacterized protein LOC116262226, protein MFFSFPPSTLSVLSIRFSGKKLPSPFCPSPPSNGIRRHPSVSGHDDTALICSDGEWHCPSEQQYQNPEDQLNAFLCNLCISQSTQEGGGPTTMRSRAARIGD, encoded by the exons ATGTTCTTCTCATTTCCCCCAAGCACTCTCTCTGTCCTCTCCATTCGCTTTTCAGGCAAAAAGCTCCCATCGCCATTCTGCCCATCTCCGCCATCGAATGGGATCCGACGCCATCCGTCCGTTAGCGGCCACGATGACACAGCCCTG ATTTGCAGCGATGGAGAATGGCATTGTCCCAGTGAGCAGCAATATCAGAATCCCGAGGACCAg CTGAACGCCTTCTTGTGCAACTTGTGCATCTCACAATCCACTCAAGAGGGAGGTGGACCAACAACAATGAGATCGAGAGCTGCTCGTATTGGAGATTGA